Proteins encoded in a region of the Flavobacterium sp. PMTSA4 genome:
- the thrC gene encoding threonine synthase: MNYYSLNNKSHKVSFRQAVINGLAPDKGLYFPETITPLSKDFFENIENLSNEEIAFEAIKQFVGNDIPETVLKEIISETLCFDFPCVKVEENIYSLELFHGPTMAFKDVGARFMSRCLGYFNQNSEEKNTVLVATSGDTGGAVASGFLGVKNVDVVILYPSGKVSDIQERQLTTLGQNITALEVDGVFDDCQDMVKKAFLDEELKDKKLTSANSINIARWLPQMFYIFFTYKQLKKHNKPLIISCPSGNFGNICAGIMAKRLGLPIKHFVASTNANDTVPRFLEKGNYDPKPSISTISNAMDVGNPSNFIRIQELYNHDLNEFEKDFTSYSYNDKITSETIKSIYQNTNYIAEPHGAVGYLGLKNEMQKQQGCLGVFLETAHPIKFLDIVEPLLNLKLPIPKQIESVLNKEKIKTKISTYEELKTFLK, translated from the coding sequence ATGAATTATTATAGTTTAAATAACAAAAGCCACAAAGTGTCATTTAGACAAGCCGTAATTAATGGACTTGCTCCAGATAAAGGTTTGTATTTTCCAGAAACCATTACTCCTTTATCAAAAGATTTTTTTGAGAATATTGAAAATTTATCCAACGAAGAAATTGCATTTGAAGCCATAAAACAATTTGTTGGCAATGATATTCCAGAAACTGTTTTAAAGGAAATTATTTCAGAGACTTTGTGTTTTGATTTTCCTTGTGTAAAAGTAGAAGAAAACATTTATTCTCTTGAACTATTTCATGGACCAACAATGGCTTTTAAAGATGTTGGCGCACGATTTATGTCAAGATGTTTAGGATATTTTAATCAAAACTCTGAAGAAAAAAACACTGTTTTAGTTGCAACATCAGGTGATACCGGCGGTGCCGTAGCAAGTGGATTTTTAGGTGTTAAAAATGTAGATGTTGTTATATTGTATCCATCAGGAAAAGTCAGCGATATTCAGGAAAGACAGTTGACTACATTAGGACAAAATATCACCGCTTTAGAAGTTGATGGAGTTTTTGATGATTGTCAAGATATGGTTAAAAAAGCTTTTCTAGACGAAGAACTAAAAGATAAAAAATTGACCTCAGCCAATTCTATAAATATTGCTCGATGGTTACCGCAAATGTTTTATATTTTCTTTACTTACAAACAATTAAAAAAACACAACAAACCTTTAATTATTTCATGTCCAAGTGGAAATTTTGGAAATATATGTGCAGGAATAATGGCAAAACGATTGGGTTTACCTATAAAACATTTTGTTGCCTCAACAAATGCTAACGATACAGTTCCGAGATTTTTAGAAAAAGGAAATTATGATCCAAAACCTTCAATTTCAACTATTTCAAATGCCATGGATGTTGGAAATCCAAGTAATTTTATTCGCATTCAGGAATTGTATAATCATGATTTAAATGAATTTGAAAAAGATTTTACTTCCTATAGTTATAATGATAAAATTACGTCTGAAACCATTAAATCTATTTATCAAAACACCAATTATATTGCTGAACCTCATGGTGCTGTTGGCTATCTTGGTTTAAAAAATGAAATGCAAAAACAACAAGGATGTTTAGGTGTTTTTCTTGAAACAGCTCATCCAATTAAGTTTTTAGACATTGTTGAACCTCTTTTAAATTTAAAACTACCAATTCCTAAGCAAATTGAAAGTGTACTGAACAAAGAGAAAATTAAAACTAAAATTAGTACTTATGAAGAGCTCAAAACATTTTTAAAATAA
- a CDS encoding homoserine kinase translates to MNEIKVFAPATIANLNCGFDLLGLCLDGIGDEMIFRKSSEKGLQITKISGANLPYEVENNVAGVAALALLNEVDIDFGIEMEIHKKLKLGSGIGSSSASAAGAVFGINELLGKPFTKKELVNFAMKGEVVASGSEHADNVAPCLLGGFTLVTGYNPLEVIRIDAPKDLFAVVLHPHIEVKTSDSRAVLKPEVSLKNAITQTGNLGGFVAGLYTSDYDLISRSLKDVLVEPYRKHLIPGFDKVKNAALENGALGSGISGAGPSIFALCKQKENAQKVAIAMEKAFSDTKISYDVHISEINEEGTKLITN, encoded by the coding sequence ATGAATGAAATTAAAGTCTTTGCACCTGCAACCATTGCCAATCTTAACTGTGGCTTTGATTTATTAGGCTTATGTCTTGATGGTATTGGCGATGAAATGATATTCAGAAAATCATCGGAAAAAGGATTACAAATCACTAAAATATCAGGTGCAAATTTACCTTATGAAGTTGAAAATAATGTTGCAGGAGTTGCAGCTTTAGCTTTGCTAAATGAAGTAGATATTGATTTTGGGATTGAAATGGAAATTCATAAAAAGCTTAAACTCGGAAGCGGTATTGGTAGTTCATCAGCTAGTGCTGCGGGTGCCGTTTTTGGAATTAATGAGTTATTAGGAAAACCATTTACCAAAAAAGAACTCGTTAATTTTGCTATGAAAGGCGAAGTAGTTGCTTCAGGAAGCGAACATGCCGATAATGTTGCTCCTTGCCTACTTGGCGGATTTACTTTGGTTACGGGTTATAATCCATTAGAAGTTATTCGAATTGATGCCCCAAAAGATTTGTTTGCTGTAGTTTTGCATCCGCATATTGAAGTAAAAACATCCGATTCGCGTGCGGTTTTAAAACCAGAAGTTTCTTTGAAAAATGCCATTACACAAACAGGAAATCTTGGTGGCTTTGTGGCTGGATTGTACACGAGTGATTATGATTTAATCAGTCGTTCCTTAAAAGACGTTTTGGTAGAACCGTATCGCAAACATTTAATTCCGGGTTTTGATAAGGTTAAAAATGCAGCTCTGGAAAATGGCGCTTTAGGAAGTGGAATTTCTGGTGCTGGACCAAGTATTTTTGCTTTATGTAAACAAAAAGAAAACGCACAAAAAGTAGCTATAGCTATGGAAAAGGCATTTTCAGATACTAAAATATCTTATGATGTTCATATCTCTGAAATTAATGAAGAAGGAACAAAATTAATTACGAATTAA
- the thrA gene encoding bifunctional aspartate kinase/homoserine dehydrogenase I, producing MIVLKFGGTSVANAENISKTIAIVSNKSNDDKLAVVVSAFSGVTDLLILAGKTAAAKDKNYKNIVAEIEQKHKAAIDELIPLTEQTEIINTINSNINHLKTLLDGCYLLGEISIRTADSVAGFGELLSSQIIAVALKQKVSNSEFKDSRELIKTNSNFGKASVDFEKTNKLIADYFDKNSNQVVLLPGFIASDTAENSTTLGRGGSDYTAAIIAAAVKASILEIWTDVNGMFTANPKIVKQAQPIENISYQEAMELSHFGAKVLYPPTIQPVLKDSIPIFIKNTFEPDVYGTLISKNPVSNTNPIKGISHIDKIALLTLEGSGMIGISGSSKRLFETLSRENINVIFITQASSEHSICIGILNSDADVAKEAIDTTFEIEISQNKIDPCVVEKDLCIVALVGESMKNHQGISGKMFSTLGKNNVNIRAIAQGASERNISVVINEKDVKKALNTLHERFFEDNTKQLNLFVMGIGNVGEKFIDQIAQQKKFLKDNLKINLRVIALSNSRKMLFDEEGISLKDWKNEVNNGETANVNEFISRVKALNLRNSIFVDITADYDIASIYDQFLSENIAVVTCNKIACSSKLENYKKLKSLSRKYNAPFLFETNVGAGLPIIDTLKHLIASGDKVNKINAVLSGSLNFIFNNFSETYNFHDVVKEAGVQGFTEPDPKIDLSGVDVARKILILIRESGYAMEMEDIENNCFLPQECMETTNNEDFFKSLTKHADHFNNLLKEAKAKDSRIKFVASFDNGKASVGLQFIPKESPFYNLEGKDNIVEFYTDRYIEQPLIIKGAGAGAAVTASGIFADVIRIGNV from the coding sequence ATGATAGTATTAAAATTTGGTGGAACATCAGTTGCAAATGCTGAAAACATCTCGAAAACCATTGCCATCGTTTCAAATAAAAGTAATGACGACAAACTTGCGGTAGTTGTTTCTGCCTTTAGTGGTGTAACCGATTTACTTATTCTTGCTGGAAAAACTGCTGCAGCAAAAGATAAAAATTATAAAAACATAGTTGCCGAAATAGAGCAAAAACATAAAGCAGCCATTGACGAATTAATTCCGTTAACGGAGCAAACAGAAATTATAAATACTATTAATAGTAACATCAATCACCTAAAAACATTATTGGATGGATGTTATTTGTTAGGCGAAATATCAATTAGAACTGCCGATAGTGTTGCAGGATTTGGAGAATTACTTTCGTCACAAATTATTGCGGTTGCATTGAAACAAAAAGTATCAAACTCAGAATTTAAAGACAGCCGTGAATTAATTAAAACCAATTCAAACTTTGGAAAAGCCAGTGTTGATTTCGAAAAAACAAATAAGTTAATAGCTGATTATTTTGACAAAAATTCAAATCAAGTTGTTTTGTTACCAGGTTTTATTGCTTCTGATACTGCAGAAAACTCAACAACGCTTGGTCGTGGTGGTTCCGATTATACCGCAGCTATAATTGCAGCAGCAGTTAAAGCATCAATTCTAGAAATATGGACCGATGTAAACGGTATGTTTACTGCCAATCCAAAAATTGTAAAACAAGCGCAACCTATTGAAAATATTTCCTATCAGGAAGCAATGGAGTTGTCACATTTTGGAGCAAAGGTTTTATATCCGCCAACCATACAACCGGTATTAAAAGACAGTATTCCAATTTTTATTAAAAACACTTTCGAACCAGATGTTTATGGAACTTTAATTTCAAAAAATCCTGTAAGCAATACTAACCCAATAAAAGGAATTTCACATATCGATAAAATTGCTTTGCTAACACTTGAAGGTTCAGGAATGATTGGAATTTCGGGTTCTTCAAAACGATTGTTTGAAACTTTATCAAGAGAAAATATCAATGTGATTTTCATTACTCAAGCTTCTTCGGAACATTCCATTTGCATAGGTATTTTAAATTCAGATGCCGATGTTGCAAAAGAAGCCATCGACACAACATTTGAAATTGAAATTTCTCAAAACAAAATTGACCCATGCGTTGTTGAAAAAGATTTATGTATTGTTGCCTTGGTTGGTGAAAGCATGAAAAATCATCAAGGTATTTCAGGAAAAATGTTTAGCACTTTAGGCAAAAATAATGTCAATATCAGAGCAATTGCTCAAGGTGCAAGCGAAAGAAATATTTCGGTAGTTATTAATGAAAAAGATGTTAAAAAAGCATTGAATACACTACATGAACGTTTCTTTGAAGACAATACCAAGCAGTTGAATTTATTTGTCATGGGAATTGGAAATGTGGGCGAAAAATTCATTGACCAAATTGCACAACAAAAGAAATTCTTGAAAGATAATTTGAAAATAAATCTTCGTGTAATTGCATTATCAAATTCCAGAAAAATGCTTTTTGATGAAGAAGGAATTTCGCTAAAAGATTGGAAAAATGAAGTGAATAATGGAGAAACTGCCAATGTAAATGAGTTTATTTCGAGAGTAAAAGCATTAAATCTTCGTAACAGTATTTTTGTAGATATTACGGCTGACTATGATATTGCATCCATTTACGACCAGTTTTTAAGTGAAAATATTGCTGTGGTTACATGCAACAAAATCGCTTGTTCATCTAAACTTGAAAACTATAAAAAACTTAAAAGTTTATCACGAAAATACAATGCACCGTTTTTATTCGAAACGAATGTTGGTGCAGGTTTACCAATAATTGACACCTTAAAACATCTAATTGCATCTGGTGATAAAGTCAATAAAATAAATGCTGTATTATCGGGAAGTTTGAATTTTATTTTCAATAATTTCTCTGAAACTTATAATTTTCATGATGTAGTAAAAGAAGCAGGTGTTCAAGGTTTCACCGAACCCGATCCAAAAATTGATTTAAGTGGTGTTGATGTAGCTCGAAAAATTTTAATTCTAATCCGTGAAAGTGGTTATGCTATGGAAATGGAAGACATTGAAAACAACTGTTTCTTACCACAAGAATGTATGGAGACAACTAATAATGAAGATTTTTTCAAATCATTAACCAAACACGCTGACCATTTTAATAATCTATTAAAAGAAGCTAAAGCAAAAGATAGTCGTATTAAGTTTGTTGCCTCGTTTGATAACGGAAAAGCTTCGGTTGGATTGCAATTTATTCCAAAAGAAAGTCCATTTTACAATTTAGAAGGAAAAGATAATATTGTAGAATTCTACACTGATAGATACATCGAACAACCTCTAATAATCAAAGGTGCTGGTGCTGGTGCTGCTGTTACAGCTTCTGGAATTTTTGCCGATGTGATAAGAATTGGAAATGTATAA
- the hutH gene encoding histidine ammonia-lyase: MEHSHYISSEVLTLEVIQEIISQNKKLSLSEEARINIEKCRAYLDKKMTANDAPIYGINTGFGSLCNVKISNENLSQLQENLVKSHACGTGDEVPHEIVKIMLLLKIQSLSYGNSGVQLQTVERLIDFYNNDVLPIIYTQGSLGASGDLAPLAHLSLPLLGEGEVYFDGFRQPSKKVLEKMNWQPIVLQSKEGLALLNGTQFMSSYGCYVLIKAMKFSYFSDVIGAISLEGFDGRIEPFNELIHFIRPHKGQIETAQQIKDLLSGSQIIEQEKQHVQDPYSFRCMPQVHGASKDTIDYVKKVFKTEINSVTDNPNIFIESDIIVSGGNFHGQPLALALDFLSIALAELGSISERRTYQLISGLRGLPAFLVDNPGLNSGFMIPQYTAASIVSQNKQLATPASIDSIVSSNGQEDHVSMGANAATKCLKIMKNLERILAIELMNASQAIEFRRPLQSSEFIEMFLKSYREEVPFVKEDRILHYDIEKSISFLNSFMVELE; this comes from the coding sequence ATGGAGCATTCGCATTATATTAGTTCAGAAGTATTAACCTTAGAAGTAATTCAAGAAATTATTTCGCAAAATAAAAAGTTATCGTTGTCGGAAGAGGCAAGAATTAATATAGAAAAATGCAGAGCTTATTTGGATAAAAAAATGACAGCAAACGATGCCCCAATTTATGGGATTAATACCGGTTTTGGGTCGCTTTGTAATGTTAAAATATCCAATGAAAATTTATCGCAACTTCAAGAAAATCTAGTCAAATCTCACGCATGTGGCACAGGAGATGAAGTGCCGCATGAAATTGTTAAAATAATGCTGTTGCTAAAAATTCAGAGTTTGAGTTATGGCAATTCTGGAGTACAACTGCAAACTGTGGAGCGTTTAATTGACTTTTACAACAATGATGTTTTACCAATAATTTACACTCAAGGTTCGCTTGGTGCAAGTGGCGATTTGGCTCCGTTGGCACATTTATCTTTACCATTATTAGGAGAAGGAGAAGTTTATTTTGATGGCTTTAGACAACCTTCCAAAAAAGTTTTGGAAAAGATGAATTGGCAACCAATTGTTTTGCAATCCAAAGAAGGATTAGCATTATTAAACGGAACTCAATTTATGAGTTCTTATGGTTGTTACGTTTTGATAAAGGCTATGAAATTCTCTTATTTTTCGGATGTTATTGGTGCAATATCACTTGAAGGTTTTGATGGAAGAATCGAACCATTTAATGAATTAATACACTTCATTAGACCTCATAAAGGACAAATAGAAACCGCTCAACAGATAAAAGATTTACTTTCGGGAAGCCAAATTATTGAGCAAGAAAAGCAACACGTTCAAGATCCATATTCTTTCCGATGTATGCCGCAGGTTCACGGCGCTAGCAAAGACACAATTGATTATGTAAAGAAAGTTTTCAAAACCGAAATTAACTCAGTTACCGATAATCCAAATATATTTATTGAAAGTGATATTATTGTTTCGGGAGGAAATTTCCATGGGCAACCTTTAGCTTTGGCTTTAGACTTCTTGAGTATTGCTTTGGCAGAATTAGGAAGTATTTCGGAACGCAGAACCTATCAATTGATTTCTGGTTTACGAGGCTTGCCTGCATTTTTGGTTGATAATCCTGGTTTGAACTCTGGTTTCATGATTCCGCAATATACTGCAGCAAGTATTGTTAGTCAAAATAAACAACTAGCAACACCAGCAAGTATCGATAGTATTGTATCAAGTAATGGTCAGGAAGACCATGTTTCTATGGGTGCAAACGCTGCAACGAAGTGCTTGAAGATCATGAAAAATTTAGAGCGAATACTTGCTATTGAGTTGATGAATGCATCGCAAGCAATTGAATTTAGAAGACCTTTGCAATCAAGTGAGTTTATAGAAATGTTCTTGAAATCGTATAGAGAAGAAGTGCCTTTTGTTAAAGAAGACAGAATACTTCATTATGATATTGAAAAATCTATATCGTTTTTGAATAGTTTTATGGTTGAGTTGGAGTAA
- a CDS encoding DUF1304 domain-containing protein has translation MSILSQIIIGFIAILHLYILWLEMFAWTTRAKKVFRTIPTDLFEKTKVMAANQGLYNGFLAAGLIWSLLIVDVSWNKNVALFFLGCVFVAGVYGAMTASKRIFFVQSVPAILGLLSFLI, from the coding sequence ATGAGTATACTTTCTCAAATAATCATCGGGTTTATAGCTATTTTACATTTGTATATTCTTTGGCTAGAAATGTTTGCATGGACTACCAGAGCTAAAAAAGTATTCAGAACCATTCCAACCGATTTGTTTGAAAAAACAAAAGTAATGGCAGCTAACCAAGGTTTATATAATGGTTTTCTTGCCGCAGGATTAATTTGGTCATTACTAATTGTAGATGTTTCTTGGAACAAAAATGTAGCGTTATTTTTTTTAGGGTGCGTTTTTGTTGCTGGAGTTTATGGCGCAATGACAGCTTCTAAAAGAATATTTTTTGTGCAAAGTGTTCCTGCTATTTTAGGGTTATTGAGTTTTTTGATTTAA
- a CDS encoding TMEM175 family protein, translating to MNKTRLEAFSDGVLAIIITIMVLEIKVPHGNELSNLKPLIPIFLSYLLSFIYLGIYWNNHHHMMHTLKNINGGILWANLHLLFWLSLIPFATAWNGENHFAPTTMMIYGVVLFMNGIAYFILQNLIIKSQGDNSLLKKAIGKDYKGKSSPILYLIAIIFANSIPIIAGIIYIFVALMWLVPDKRIERIINHQ from the coding sequence ATGAACAAGACCAGACTCGAAGCCTTTAGTGATGGAGTGTTAGCCATTATTATTACCATTATGGTGCTGGAGATAAAAGTGCCACACGGAAACGAATTGTCTAACTTAAAGCCGCTAATCCCTATCTTTTTGAGCTATTTGCTCAGTTTTATTTATCTCGGCATTTATTGGAACAATCACCACCACATGATGCACACATTAAAAAACATTAATGGCGGAATTCTTTGGGCAAATCTTCATTTATTATTTTGGTTATCTCTAATTCCTTTTGCTACCGCTTGGAATGGCGAAAATCATTTTGCACCTACAACCATGATGATATATGGTGTTGTGCTGTTTATGAATGGTATTGCCTATTTCATTTTACAAAACCTAATCATAAAATCGCAAGGAGACAATTCGCTACTAAAGAAAGCTATTGGTAAAGATTATAAAGGCAAATCATCACCTATATTATACCTAATTGCAATAATTTTTGCAAACTCCATACCTATAATTGCAGGCATCATCTACATTTTTGTAGCATTGATGTGGCTTGTACCTGATAAAAGAATTGAAAGAATTATAAATCATCAATAA
- the rimK gene encoding 30S ribosomal protein S6--L-glutamate ligase, protein MLENKIILGSEEWCSFPELGIPAIKARVDSGAKTSALHAINITPFVKDSENWVKFDINPIQNNLKTVIHCEAKLIDKRIVKSSSGFREQRYVIQSKIKIGTQDWEIEMTLTNRDSMGFRMLLGREAMSGRILVDPEQKYLLGQTSTEQLKEFYINSTQLKSGLRIGLLASNPELYSNRRIMEAGEMRGHEMHFLNIKECYMKLDADKPEIHYRGGKILDYFDAVIPRIRPSMTFYGCALTRQFEAMKVFCLNSAGAITQSRDKLYSLQLLLHHGVDIPTTGFANSPLDTDDLIKMVGGSPLIVKLLEGTQGKGVVLAETKKAAESVINAFKSLNANILVQEFIKEANGKDLRLFVVDGKVVATIQREAAAGEFRANIHMGGTASIIKPTADEKRIAIKAAKAMDLKVAGVDIIRSSKGPLLLEVNSSPGLEGIEGATNKDIAGEMIKAIEKNFKWK, encoded by the coding sequence ATGTTAGAAAACAAAATTATACTAGGTTCCGAAGAATGGTGTTCTTTTCCTGAACTTGGAATTCCTGCTATAAAAGCTCGTGTTGATTCGGGTGCTAAAACTTCTGCTCTTCATGCAATCAACATTACTCCATTTGTTAAAGATTCTGAAAATTGGGTGAAATTTGACATTAATCCAATTCAAAATAACTTAAAAACAGTTATTCATTGCGAAGCCAAACTTATTGATAAAAGAATCGTAAAAAGTTCAAGCGGTTTCAGAGAACAACGTTATGTAATTCAATCCAAAATTAAAATTGGAACACAAGATTGGGAAATAGAAATGACATTGACTAATCGTGACTCTATGGGTTTCAGAATGTTGCTTGGTCGCGAAGCTATGAGTGGAAGAATTCTTGTTGATCCAGAACAAAAATATTTGCTAGGACAAACATCAACAGAACAATTAAAAGAATTTTACATTAATTCTACCCAATTAAAATCTGGATTAAGAATTGGTCTTTTAGCTAGTAATCCGGAATTGTATAGCAACCGAAGAATCATGGAAGCTGGTGAAATGCGTGGTCATGAAATGCATTTTTTGAACATCAAAGAATGTTATATGAAATTGGATGCCGACAAACCCGAAATTCATTATCGAGGCGGAAAAATATTAGATTATTTCGATGCGGTTATTCCAAGAATTCGTCCTAGTATGACATTTTATGGTTGTGCTTTAACAAGACAATTTGAAGCCATGAAAGTGTTTTGTTTGAATTCTGCTGGCGCAATTACCCAATCGAGAGATAAGCTTTATTCACTGCAATTACTTTTACATCATGGAGTAGATATTCCAACTACTGGTTTTGCCAATTCACCTTTGGATACTGACGATTTAATAAAAATGGTTGGTGGTTCGCCATTGATTGTAAAATTATTGGAAGGAACACAAGGGAAAGGAGTTGTTTTAGCCGAAACAAAAAAAGCTGCAGAATCGGTAATTAATGCATTTAAAAGTCTGAATGCTAATATTTTGGTTCAAGAGTTTATAAAAGAAGCTAATGGAAAAGATTTAAGACTTTTTGTTGTTGATGGAAAAGTAGTGGCAACCATTCAACGTGAAGCTGCTGCTGGAGAATTTAGAGCTAACATTCATATGGGCGGAACGGCTTCTATCATTAAACCAACCGCTGACGAAAAAAGAATTGCTATTAAGGCTGCAAAAGCAATGGACTTAAAAGTTGCAGGTGTTGATATTATTCGTTCTTCAAAAGGTCCGCTACTATTAGAAGTAAACTCATCACCAGGTTTGGAAGGAATTGAAGGCGCAACCAACAAAGATATTGCGGGTGAAATGATAAAAGCCATCGAAAAAAACTTTAAATGGAAATAA